In Acipenser ruthenus chromosome 15, fAciRut3.2 maternal haplotype, whole genome shotgun sequence, a genomic segment contains:
- the LOC117422037 gene encoding bublin coiled-coil protein-like, with protein sequence MSGPNGDPNVSIGIDEEEEFGEEEYAAINAMLDQINSCLDDLEERNDSLNTKLKELLESNRQTRQEFRQQLCEGPAQTPPSPPPPSSELGGREEQ encoded by the exons ATGTCTGGACCAAATGGAGATCCCAACGTTTCCATAGGAATAGACGAAGAGGAGGAGTTTGGCGAAGAAG AGTATGCAGCAATCAACGCCATGCTGGACCAGATCAACTCATGCCTGGACGACCTGGAGGAGCGCAACGACAGTCTCAACACCAAGCTGAAGGAGCTGCTGGAGTCGAACCGGCAGACGAGGCAGGAGTTCAGGCAACAACTGTGCGAGGGGCCGGCCCAGACCCCGCCATCACCCCCACCACCATCATCTGAGCTGGGGGGCAGGGAGGAGCAATGA